Proteins from a single region of Prosthecodimorpha staleyi:
- a CDS encoding LysR family transcriptional regulator has product MAISTNLARLPSLRYFIEVAHYGSFRRAAEQLNIAPSAINRQISNLEATLGVQLFDRERGRTGLRLTEAGRILQHRVASIMNELVIVGEELNELKGLQRGHLRLAVNEVVASDLLHGLIANFHSNFPDLTYAVMVENTPEIVRRLQDGDVDIGIGYNFPPTADLEVLSTLKRETCLITSLDHRLARRRLVRLDEIAGEKFIFPDKSLALRRMLDDTFAKAQLKVHPVMETNSFTLLRQMVQNGLGVSMVIGQFLQYHPERISFVRVDNTAIGSGLLSCCRVAGRTLSTASRAFSASVKTLFSQYGA; this is encoded by the coding sequence ATGGCCATCAGCACAAACCTCGCTCGACTCCCCAGCCTTCGCTACTTCATCGAGGTCGCCCACTACGGTTCGTTTCGCCGTGCGGCCGAACAACTCAACATCGCTCCGTCGGCGATCAATCGCCAAATCAGCAATCTTGAGGCAACGCTCGGGGTGCAGCTGTTCGACCGGGAGCGCGGCCGGACCGGCTTGCGACTGACCGAGGCGGGACGGATCCTGCAGCATCGCGTCGCCTCGATCATGAACGAGTTGGTGATCGTCGGTGAGGAGCTGAACGAGCTGAAGGGCTTGCAACGGGGCCATCTGCGGCTGGCGGTCAACGAGGTGGTGGCCAGCGATCTGCTGCACGGGTTGATCGCCAACTTCCACAGCAATTTCCCGGATCTGACCTATGCGGTCATGGTGGAGAACACGCCCGAGATCGTTCGCCGACTGCAGGATGGCGACGTGGACATCGGCATCGGGTACAATTTCCCACCGACCGCGGACCTCGAGGTCCTGTCGACGCTGAAGCGCGAGACGTGCCTGATCACGTCGCTGGACCACCGGCTGGCGCGCCGGCGGCTGGTCCGGCTGGACGAAATCGCCGGCGAGAAGTTCATCTTTCCGGACAAGTCGCTGGCGCTTCGCCGCATGCTGGACGACACCTTTGCCAAGGCGCAGTTGAAGGTGCACCCGGTCATGGAAACCAATTCCTTCACGCTGTTGCGTCAAATGGTACAGAACGGCCTTGGGGTCAGCATGGTGATCGGCCAGTTCCTGCAATATCATCCGGAACGAATTTCTTTCGTTCGGGTCGACAACACGGCGATCGGCAGCGGTCTGCTGTCCTGTTGTAGAGTGGCCGGTCGCACGCTGTCGACGGCGTCGCGGGCGTTCTCGGCGAGCGTGAAGACACTGTTCAGTCAGTATGGTGCCTGA
- a CDS encoding FAD-binding oxidoreductase, with protein MTTRHPAIDDLLGRLGVGGLIVDPADCARHAADLSGEPGAVPVAVLRPTDTDAVADALRICRRHGLPIVPQGGRTGLSGGAVCLDGNAVLSLERMSGVIAVDPDAMTMCVWAGTPLQTVQERARAVGLDYPVDIGSRGSATIGGTIATNAGGIRVVRHGMTRQHILGLEVVLPDGTVLDGLGELLKDNAGYDLKHLFIGSEGTLGIVTRAILRLVPATVRTSTALLGLAGFDTALSLLASARRHFGADLVAFEGMWPSYWDFVCGEARLARSPLAGRHGIYALVETAHDRSDGEAAFEGWLGEHLQAGRVEDGVIAQSLAETRAIWSVREAVGDVDPALGPHINFDLGIAPRLLGRFVEACDAALGRLGVRRSLHLGHIGDGNLHLLVATGHEQPCSAHAIETVVYGLVDEWSGTVTAEHGVGTIKRQWLARCRTENQLAAMRQLKGLFDPDGLLNPGKVV; from the coding sequence ATGACGACGCGACATCCCGCCATCGACGATCTTCTCGGACGGCTCGGCGTCGGCGGCCTCATCGTCGATCCGGCCGATTGCGCCCGCCATGCGGCCGACCTGTCGGGAGAGCCCGGTGCCGTTCCGGTGGCGGTGCTGCGTCCGACCGATACCGACGCCGTCGCCGACGCCTTGCGCATCTGCCGCCGCCACGGCCTGCCGATTGTTCCCCAAGGCGGCCGCACCGGCCTCTCGGGCGGTGCGGTCTGCCTCGATGGCAACGCTGTCCTGTCGCTTGAGCGGATGTCCGGCGTGATCGCCGTCGACCCGGATGCCATGACGATGTGCGTCTGGGCCGGCACGCCGCTGCAAACGGTTCAGGAACGGGCCCGCGCGGTCGGCCTCGACTATCCGGTCGACATCGGCTCGCGTGGCTCAGCCACGATCGGGGGGACGATCGCCACCAATGCCGGGGGCATCCGCGTAGTCCGCCACGGCATGACGCGCCAGCACATCCTGGGTCTGGAGGTTGTGCTGCCCGACGGTACCGTCCTGGACGGCCTCGGCGAATTGCTGAAGGACAACGCGGGATACGATCTGAAGCACCTGTTCATCGGCAGCGAGGGCACTCTCGGCATCGTGACCAGGGCGATTCTGCGTCTGGTCCCGGCGACGGTGCGGACCAGTACCGCGCTTCTCGGTCTCGCCGGTTTCGACACTGCGCTGTCGCTGCTCGCCTCGGCGCGCCGGCACTTCGGTGCGGATCTGGTCGCCTTCGAGGGCATGTGGCCGTCCTATTGGGATTTCGTCTGCGGCGAGGCTAGGCTGGCCCGTTCACCGCTGGCCGGTCGGCACGGCATCTATGCCCTGGTCGAGACGGCGCACGACCGGTCCGACGGCGAGGCCGCGTTCGAAGGATGGCTCGGCGAACATCTCCAGGCCGGACGGGTCGAGGACGGCGTCATCGCCCAATCGCTGGCCGAGACACGGGCGATCTGGTCGGTCCGCGAGGCCGTCGGCGATGTCGATCCCGCCCTCGGCCCCCACATCAATTTCGATCTCGGCATCGCGCCGAGGCTGCTCGGCCGCTTCGTCGAGGCCTGCGATGCGGCCCTCGGCCGCCTTGGCGTTCGCCGCAGCCTTCATCTCGGCCATATCGGCGACGGCAACCTGCATCTGCTCGTCGCCACCGGCCACGAACAGCCCTGCAGTGCCCACGCCATCGAGACGGTGGTTTATGGGCTGGTCGACGAATGGTCCGGAACGGTGACGGCCGAGCACGGCGTCGGGACCATCAAGCGTCAATGGCTCGCCCGCTGTCGGACTGAAAACCAGCTGGCGGCGATGCGGCAGCTGAAAGGCCTGTTCGACCCGGACGGCCTCCTCAATCCCGGCAAGGTCGTGTGA
- a CDS encoding MurR/RpiR family transcriptional regulator: MAEATLSQRILESYDDLTRQERRLADLLLENPDLLGLHSATEISGKANVSKATTARFFRRLGYASFKTAQKKAREGSNAPEPRSRPEKLERKVGRGQLADHLAGDVQNLVRTIETLRSDELNMAIHLLARAEKFWVVGFGDNYPLAHFARALLIRIKPDIRMIPIGGFSVPEEFASISPTDAMLALGVGRKTRNLRSIMRSAIRAGVQVIYLTDQAARGSAEVANVTLRCRTRGVSVYESVVAPVSLITYLCSAVALRIGEDAIERLHFIEHIHEEWGDLVPGDL, from the coding sequence ATGGCCGAAGCGACACTCTCCCAGCGCATCCTCGAGAGCTATGACGATCTGACTCGCCAAGAGCGCCGGTTGGCCGATCTCCTGTTGGAGAATCCCGACCTGCTGGGACTGCATTCGGCGACGGAGATCTCCGGGAAGGCGAACGTCTCCAAGGCCACCACCGCGCGCTTCTTCCGTCGGCTCGGCTATGCGAGCTTCAAGACGGCCCAGAAGAAGGCGCGCGAGGGCAGCAATGCGCCGGAGCCGCGGTCGCGGCCGGAGAAGCTGGAGCGCAAGGTTGGGCGCGGCCAGCTGGCCGACCATCTTGCCGGCGATGTGCAGAACCTCGTGCGCACCATCGAGACGCTGCGCAGCGACGAGCTGAACATGGCTATCCACTTGCTGGCGCGAGCGGAAAAGTTCTGGGTCGTCGGCTTCGGCGACAACTATCCGCTCGCCCATTTCGCCCGGGCTCTGCTCATCCGCATCAAGCCGGACATCCGCATGATCCCGATCGGCGGCTTCTCGGTGCCTGAGGAGTTTGCCTCGATCAGCCCGACCGACGCCATGCTGGCGCTCGGGGTCGGGCGCAAGACGCGCAATCTGCGCTCGATCATGCGTTCGGCGATCCGCGCCGGCGTCCAGGTGATCTATCTCACCGACCAGGCCGCGCGCGGCTCTGCCGAGGTCGCCAATGTCACGCTGCGCTGCCGCACGCGGGGCGTGTCGGTCTACGAGTCGGTTGTCGCTCCGGTCTCGCTGATCACCTATCTCTGCTCGGCGGTCGCCCTGCGGATCGGCGAGGACGCGATCGAGCGGCTGCATTTCATCGAACACATCCATGAGGAATGGGGCGATCTGGTCCCCGGCGATCTCTAG
- a CDS encoding ABC transporter substrate-binding protein — MVAIRRLTRSCAVAGAIGLACVGTVQAKDIVWARYGDIDTLDPHKATSTLSLQVWSLIYDTLLATDKDGNPVPNLAKSWTVNPAGTEYVFTLNAGAVCHDGSPLDASDVKYTVDRAFDPASPSVTKASWGPISKVEVVDPLTVKFTLDKPFVALVPFLADSFSSILCDSNKGAAGFGTSTAVGSGPWKLVSWTKGDRIVLAKNPGYRNFGKLAANKGAPYMDGLVISVVPEPQARLAALKTGEVDIAEPPLDDVEALKASGALKVVVAGNTGQNVFWEFAAHRPPFNDARARLAVGHATDAAAAINLVYGDLSLPEACPVSRGVFGNDQDVCLKHRPNYDPAKAKALLKELGYGPGKPLETSMLVWTGGNRQKLAEVFQAQLAEVGIKANIEMMDIGTMNARVRRENETATGKGSMDMMTWSWYDPDILYALWHSPGAYRGYTSPELDAMLDETRVLTDPAARKAKVQDVFKYLLSKGIHIPLYTPGWEWVFAARPAVEGFQVAPFVYPVFNDVKIADKKS, encoded by the coding sequence ATGGTTGCTATTCGCCGTCTAACAAGAAGCTGTGCCGTCGCCGGCGCGATCGGCCTTGCCTGCGTCGGGACCGTGCAGGCCAAGGATATCGTCTGGGCGCGGTATGGCGATATCGACACGCTCGACCCGCACAAGGCGACCAGCACGCTGTCGCTGCAGGTCTGGAGCCTGATCTACGACACGCTGCTGGCCACCGACAAGGACGGCAATCCGGTCCCCAATCTGGCCAAATCCTGGACCGTGAACCCGGCGGGCACGGAATATGTGTTCACGCTCAATGCGGGCGCGGTCTGCCATGACGGCTCGCCGCTCGATGCCAGCGACGTGAAATACACTGTCGACCGCGCCTTCGACCCGGCCAGCCCGAGCGTCACCAAGGCGAGCTGGGGCCCGATCAGCAAGGTCGAGGTCGTCGACCCGCTGACGGTGAAGTTCACGCTCGACAAGCCCTTCGTCGCGCTGGTGCCGTTCCTGGCCGACAGCTTCTCGTCGATCCTGTGCGATAGCAACAAGGGTGCGGCCGGTTTCGGCACCAGCACCGCCGTCGGCTCCGGACCGTGGAAGCTGGTCTCCTGGACCAAGGGCGACCGGATCGTCCTCGCCAAGAACCCGGGCTACCGGAACTTCGGCAAGCTCGCCGCCAACAAGGGCGCGCCCTACATGGACGGGCTCGTCATCTCGGTGGTGCCGGAGCCGCAGGCGCGCCTCGCCGCACTCAAGACCGGCGAGGTCGATATCGCCGAGCCGCCGCTGGACGATGTCGAGGCCCTGAAGGCGTCGGGCGCGCTGAAGGTCGTCGTCGCCGGCAATACCGGGCAGAACGTGTTTTGGGAATTCGCCGCCCATCGCCCGCCCTTCAATGATGCGCGCGCCCGCCTGGCCGTCGGCCACGCCACGGATGCCGCCGCGGCGATCAATCTGGTCTATGGCGACCTCTCGCTGCCCGAAGCCTGCCCGGTCTCGCGCGGCGTGTTCGGCAACGACCAGGACGTCTGCCTGAAGCATCGGCCGAACTACGATCCGGCCAAGGCCAAGGCGCTCTTGAAGGAACTTGGCTACGGCCCCGGCAAGCCGCTCGAGACCAGCATGCTGGTATGGACTGGCGGCAACCGCCAGAAGCTCGCCGAGGTGTTCCAGGCACAACTCGCCGAGGTCGGCATCAAGGCCAATATCGAGATGATGGACATCGGCACCATGAATGCCCGCGTCCGCCGGGAGAACGAGACGGCGACCGGCAAGGGCAGCATGGATATGATGACCTGGTCCTGGTACGACCCGGACATCCTCTATGCCCTCTGGCATTCGCCCGGCGCCTATCGCGGCTATACCTCGCCCGAACTCGACGCGATGCTGGACGAGACCCGCGTGCTGACCGATCCGGCCGCCCGCAAGGCCAAGGTGCAGGACGTGTTCAAGTATCTGCTCAGCAAGGGCATCCATATCCCGCTCTACACGCCCGGCTGGGAATGGGTCTTCGCCGCCCGCCCGGCGGTGGAAGGGTTCCAGGTGGCGCCCTTCGTCTATCCGGTCTTCAACGACGTGAAGATCGCCGACAAGAAGTCCTGA
- a CDS encoding ABC transporter permease encodes MWRYVLGRLAMAFLTIFVTTVAVTLLIHLVPGDPVQIMYSQSQGTTPEQIEEIRRSLGLDQPIYIQYLTFVGKLLHGDLGHTIRGHQPVLDVIMQRLPNTLLLASAAMMVAIAIGLPIGFLAAYKRGTLLDTSLMIGAIAGVSIPHFWLGLLLLLVFAVDLGWFPVSGTGLANLVLPAVTLGLSNAAVIARMTRSSMIDTMHQDFVRTAEAKGLPKAVVLHRHVLRAGLVPIITMMGLQFSFMMGGAIVVENIFAWNGVGRMAIEAIFQRDYPVIQGFILTFSTVVVLVSLLMDTVYALVDPRIRRS; translated from the coding sequence ATGTGGCGCTACGTTCTCGGTCGCCTCGCCATGGCGTTCCTCACCATCTTCGTGACCACCGTGGCGGTGACGCTGCTGATCCATCTGGTGCCCGGCGATCCCGTGCAGATCATGTATTCGCAGAGCCAGGGCACCACGCCGGAGCAGATCGAGGAGATCCGCCGCAGCCTGGGGCTCGATCAGCCGATCTACATCCAGTACCTAACTTTTGTCGGCAAGCTGCTGCATGGTGACCTCGGCCACACCATCCGCGGCCACCAGCCGGTGCTCGACGTGATCATGCAGCGGCTGCCCAACACGCTGCTTCTCGCCTCCGCCGCCATGATGGTCGCCATCGCCATCGGCCTGCCCATCGGCTTCCTCGCGGCCTACAAGCGCGGCACCCTGCTCGACACCAGCCTGATGATTGGCGCCATCGCGGGCGTGTCGATCCCCCATTTCTGGCTCGGCCTGCTGCTGCTCCTGGTCTTCGCGGTCGATCTCGGCTGGTTCCCGGTCAGCGGCACCGGCCTTGCCAATCTGGTGCTGCCGGCGGTGACGCTCGGCCTGTCCAACGCCGCCGTCATCGCCCGCATGACCCGCTCCTCGATGATCGACACCATGCACCAGGACTTCGTCCGCACCGCCGAAGCCAAGGGGCTGCCCAAGGCCGTTGTGTTGCACCGGCATGTGCTGCGCGCCGGGCTCGTCCCGATCATCACCATGATGGGACTGCAGTTTTCCTTCATGATGGGCGGCGCGATCGTGGTCGAGAACATCTTCGCCTGGAACGGCGTCGGCCGCATGGCCATCGAGGCGATCTTCCAGCGCGACTACCCGGTGATCCAAGGCTTCATCCTGACCTTCTCGACCGTGGTCGTGCTGGTGTCCCTCCTGATGGACACCGTCTACGCCCTCGTCGACCCCCGCATCCGCCGGAGCTGA
- a CDS encoding ABC transporter permease, translating to MSDSTGDMADEPMPAPIQPAASRGGLGFLIRVARTPAGMIGLTLVGVLVLSAAFADVLAPHSPIKMGVGKRFLPPSLAYPLGTDEFGRDLFSRMLHGSRLTLMIGAIAVGISMTAGLLVGLVAAYRGGWTERVLMRLTDVLLSFTETLIALACVAVLGPSLTNAMIAVGLAGIPFYARTCHSAVLVERSKPYFEASVAAGAGHVRLVFLHLLPNVLPTMIVVATLGISGAILAAAGLSFLGLGAQPPQPEWGAMLSGARDYMNRAPWLMAIPGIAIALTVLGFNLLGDALRSALDPRETGS from the coding sequence ATGAGCGACAGCACGGGCGACATGGCCGACGAACCGATGCCGGCCCCCATCCAGCCCGCCGCTTCGCGTGGCGGCCTTGGCTTCCTGATACGCGTGGCGCGCACGCCGGCCGGCATGATCGGGCTCACGCTCGTCGGCGTGCTCGTCCTGAGCGCTGCCTTCGCGGATGTCCTGGCGCCCCATTCGCCGATCAAGATGGGCGTCGGCAAGCGCTTCCTGCCGCCGAGCCTCGCCTATCCGCTCGGCACCGACGAGTTCGGCCGCGACCTGTTCTCGCGCATGCTGCACGGCAGCCGGCTGACCCTGATGATCGGCGCCATCGCGGTCGGCATCTCGATGACGGCGGGCCTGCTCGTCGGCCTGGTCGCCGCCTATCGCGGCGGCTGGACCGAGCGGGTACTGATGCGGCTGACCGACGTGCTCCTGTCCTTCACGGAAACGCTGATCGCGCTCGCCTGCGTGGCGGTGCTCGGGCCGAGCCTGACCAATGCGATGATCGCGGTCGGCCTCGCCGGCATTCCATTCTATGCCCGCACCTGCCATTCCGCCGTGCTGGTCGAGCGCTCGAAGCCCTATTTCGAGGCGAGCGTCGCCGCCGGCGCCGGCCATGTCCGGCTGGTCTTCCTGCATCTCCTGCCCAATGTGCTGCCGACCATGATCGTGGTCGCCACGCTCGGCATCTCCGGCGCCATCCTGGCCGCGGCGGGACTGAGCTTCCTCGGTCTCGGCGCGCAGCCGCCGCAGCCGGAATGGGGCGCCATGCTGTCCGGTGCGCGCGACTACATGAACCGCGCGCCCTGGCTGATGGCGATCCCCGGCATCGCCATCGCGTTGACGGTGCTCGGCTTCAACCTGCTCGGCGATGCCCTGCGCTCCGCCCTCGACCCGCGGGAGACCGGTTCATGA